Part of the Tolypothrix sp. PCC 7910 genome, TCCGTCCGCAACGACAATGGTCTGATATAGTTGTTAGTTTCTACCCGCCTGAAGATGCCAAAGAAGAAACTAATGGACATCTGAATGTGAGGTTGGTACTACGTCCCACTATTCCGCATCCAGATTTTACTTCACTTCTGCACTTAATTGATAGTAGTTCCGACTCAGCAATTCGCTTGGGATTAGACAGGGATATGAGTAAACCTGTAGATGTGCTGGAAGTTGATGGTCACGCAACATTAGAACAAGTTAATAAATTAGAGCAGATCATCTGTTCGGATATGCCACATTTAAAAAATATTTGCGATCGCGAAAGTAACCCAGAACTTGGCAAAATCGCTGGTACAACTGGCGAGGTACTACAAAGTTATCCCCTGGCGTTGACTCAGTTGATTATTACTTACCATATGCTTAAGGCAACGCAAATTCATATTTAACTTGGGTAAAAGGGGAAAGGTGAAAGGGGAATGGGGAAATTTAAAACTTTTCCTTTTTCCTAAATCGCAATGAAGATAAATGCTAATCCTAACCTCTATTTAATTACGAATTACGAATTACGAATTATTAATTAAATTGCGATCGCATTTTTGGGTAGGGTGTGTTATGCCGGAGGCTAACGCACCTAAAAGTTCTGCAATAGATGCGTTACGCTATCGCTAACGCATCCTACATAAACTTATTTAATTATTAAGAAATACAAATTTTATATAGCGTATGTTATCGCTGTCTTCGCAACGCAACATTTATCGGAAGGCGATGCGTTACGCTTATGCAAATGATTTATATAATTCCTAATTCAAATAATGAAAATAACTATACCCGAACTTTCTCTAGTTATTCTGATTGGTGCTTCTGGTTCAGGTAAATCAACTTTTGCTCACAAGCATTTTCAATCATTTGAGGTGGTATCTTCAGACTTTTGTCGTGGGTTGGTTTGCAATGATGAAAATAGCCAAGCTGCTACTCAAGATGCTTTTGAGTTATTGCATTTTATTACAGCCAAGCGTTTAGCGGCAGGTAAACTAACTGTAATTGATGCAACGAACGTACAACCAGAAGACCGTAAACCTTTACTGCAAATGGCACGAGAATATCATTGCTTTGCGATCGCAATTGTTCTCGACTTACCAGAAGAATTATGCCATGCGCGTAACCAACAAAGAAACAATCGCAATTTTGGCCCCCATGTCGTGCGTCGTCACACTCAAATGTTGCGGCGTTCTCTACGAGGTTTAGAAAAAGAAGGTTTCCGCTATGTTTACACTCTCAGTTTTCTAGAGGAAATAGAAGCAGTTGAAATTGAACGTCAACCTTTGTGGAACAACCGCAAATACGAACATGGCCCCTTTGATATCATCGGTGACATTCACGGTTGTGGCGATGAACTGGAAGCTTTGTTGCAAAAATTAGGTTATATCAAGGAACAAGCAGACAAAGAAGAACTGACTCCCTCATCTCCCCTATCGCAATTTCCCACCTACTACCACCCCCAAGGAAGGAAAGCAGTATTCTTGGGTGATTTGGTAGATAGAGGCCCCCGGATTTTGGATACAGTGAAGCTAGTGCGGAATATGGTGACAGCAGGTACAGGCATTTGCGTCCCAGGTAATCACGAACACAAGCTGTTGCGGAAACTACGCGGGAAGAATGTCCGAGTGAATCATGGTTTAGAGCAAACTTTGCATGAGATTGAGGCGTTACCTGATGCAATACGCGAACCTTTTACTCAAGAACTGCGAGAATTTTTAGATTCTCTAGTCAGTCACTATGTTCTGGATGGTGGACGATTGGTGGTAGCCCATGCGGGGATGAAGCAACAAATGCAAGGGCGTGGTTCTGGTGCGGTGCGGGAGTTTGCGCTTTATGGGGAAACTACAGGGGAGATTGATGAGTTTGGGTTACCTGTGCGCTTTAATTGGGCGGGTGAATATCGCGGTGAAGCGTTGGTAGTTTACGGACATACCCCAGTTCCAGAAGCGGAATGGCTGAATAATACTATTGATATTGATACAGGTTGCGTATTTGGCGGGAAATTAACAGCTTTACGCTATCCCGAAAAGGAATTGGTGAGTGTACCTGCGGCGCGGACTTACTGCGAACCTGTAAAACCGTTGGTGCAAAATTCTTGGACGCGCACATCTCAACAAGAATTAGATGATGTGTTGCATATTGATGATGTCTTGGGTAAGCGAATTATTAATACTCGCCTGCAATCTAACATTACCATTCGCGAAGAAAATGCGATCGCAGCTTTAGAAGTGATGAGTCGGTTTGCAGCTAATCCTAAATGGCTGATTTACCTACCTCCCACAATGTCCCCAGTGGCGACATCTTCATTACCAGGATATTTGGAACATCCCACCCAAGCTTTAGATTATTACCGCAGCCAAGATATTACTGAGGTAGTATGCGAAGAAAAACACATGGGTTCGCGGGCTGTGGTAATTGTTTGTCGCGATGAGGCGGCGGCTAATAAACGCTTTGGGGTAATAGATGAAGGAATTGGAATTTGCTACACCCGCACCGGGAGAAGATTTTTTGACGAGTCAGCATTAGAAACAGAACTTTTGGCACGAGTCAACGCTGCCCTATCGCAAAGTGGCTTCTGGGAAACATTTAATACCGACTGGGTATGTTTAGATTGTGAATTAATGCCTTGGTCAGCTAAAGCCCAGGGATTATTGCGATCGCAGTATGCACCTGTGGGCGTAGCATCACGCCTCGCTCTTAATGATGCCGTATCTTTGTTACAACAAGCAAGCGATCGCGGTGTGGAAGTAAATAAGCAACTGAACCACTACCAACAACGCGCAGCAATGGCGCAGCAATATGTGAAAGCTTATCGCCAATACTGTTGGTCAGTTAACGATATTACCGACTTCAAGCTGGCTCCTTTTCACATCTTAGCAACCGAAGGGGCTGTACATACTGACAAAAATCATCGCTGGCATATTGAGGAAATTGCTAAAATTTGCCAAGCTGACCCGGCTTTATTACTAGCTACTGCATACAAAATCATCGATTTAACAGATCCCAGCAGCCAAGCTGAAGGCGTTCATTGGTGGGAAGAACTCACCAAAGCTGGCGGTGAAGGAATGGTCATTAAACCTATGCAATTTATTATCCAAGGCGATCGCGGCATTGTGCAACCCGCAGTCAAATGTCGTGGTCAGGAATATCTACGAATTATTTACGGCCCTGAATACTCCAGTCCAGAAAATCTGCAACGCTTGCGCCAAAGGGGATTATCTCTGAAACGTTCCCTAGCCATGCGTGAATTTGCCCTTGGTGTAGAAGCTTTAGAACGATTCGTCAACAATGTACCCCTACGCCGTGTCCATGAATGCGTTTTCGGCATTTTAGCGTTAGAAAGCGAACCTGTAGATCCGCGACTTTAATGCATCGCCCTACATTGTTAATGTATTGCTTTAAATTGTTAATGTATCGGCTTACATTGTTAATGTATCGGCTTACATTGTTAATGTATTGCCTTACATTGTTAATGTATCCGCTTACATTGTTAATGCATCGCCCTACATTATTAATGTATCCGCTTACATTGTTAATGCATCGCCCTACATTATTAATGTATCCGCTTACATTGTTAATGCATCGCCCTACATTATTAATGTATTGCCTCACATTGTTAATGTATCGCTTTACATTGTTAATGTATTGAATGACAATGCCATTGTATTGGGTAACATGGCAATCAATGGCATCTACAAAAAATCCCCAAATTTCCTCAATAAAAAATTTTAGGGTGCGTTGTCCCATAGCGCCCAATACGGTTCGGATAAGACAAATTGATTGACATTTAAATCCTGTAGAGACGCGATTTATCGCGTCTCCACAAGCCCAAAATTATGACGAAAATTTCTTAACCGAACCGTATTGCCATAGCGCCTAACGCACCATTCATGCGGCGGTGCGTTAGGCGCTAAGAGAGTTATTTTGTGACAAATCATCTCGACAATGAGCGCCTAACACAACGCCAGTTCGCTCAAGTCGGGGAACCCGCCCACACGACTGGCTCCCCTACAGTAATTTTATTTTTACTTTATAAATAACCTCTCATAAATGCCTTTTGATTATTTACAATTTAAAATTCTAATGCAAAAGACAACACCCGGGTTTTACCCCAATAAGCTTGACCAAGAAAAACCCCAGGTGAAACCTCTCGGATTTCATCTCTAATTTTTTGAGCGATAAATGAGGTTTGAGAGTAGTCTAAAATTATCGCTTCACCTCTCCCAAACCAACTTTCTCCACGATAAACTTTGGCTTTGACTAACTTCAAACCTAAAATAGTAATTCGGTTGAGCAAGAAACTTTGATCACGGTAAAATATCTTTCCTTGCCAAGCAAGTAATCTCACTAACGAAGCCAAAAAGTTACGACTAGGAAGTCCGGTGACAAAGACAACTGTACCCTGACCTTGACCATTGGGGATTTCTCCCACCGGACTATTTTGATAAAGTTCATCTAATTCAGCAGGTGACATTTTCATCATGTCTGCTGTGGTAATCGCCATTCTTGTTACCTCACTGATAGTTTTGCAAGCGAATATCTTTTTCGGGAAAATAGAGTGGTAAAGGATCATGAGCGAGTAGGGTGCTGCTGATCGTGATTTTCTGTTGTTCAAGTAAGATTGCGATCGCACTTTTACATACAAACAGAATTAGGTCTTTTCCCGGACAGGTACGAGAACCTCGCAAAAATAGGTTGGAATAAGGCGCATCAACCTCATAATTTTTATCTAGCCAGCGTTCTGGTTGAAATAAATCTGCACTTGGCTCAAACTTCAGATGTCGTTGCATCATCGGAAAAAAGTGCAGAATGTCCATTCCTGCTGGAATA contains:
- a CDS encoding polynucleotide kinase-phosphatase, translating into MKITIPELSLVILIGASGSGKSTFAHKHFQSFEVVSSDFCRGLVCNDENSQAATQDAFELLHFITAKRLAAGKLTVIDATNVQPEDRKPLLQMAREYHCFAIAIVLDLPEELCHARNQQRNNRNFGPHVVRRHTQMLRRSLRGLEKEGFRYVYTLSFLEEIEAVEIERQPLWNNRKYEHGPFDIIGDIHGCGDELEALLQKLGYIKEQADKEELTPSSPLSQFPTYYHPQGRKAVFLGDLVDRGPRILDTVKLVRNMVTAGTGICVPGNHEHKLLRKLRGKNVRVNHGLEQTLHEIEALPDAIREPFTQELREFLDSLVSHYVLDGGRLVVAHAGMKQQMQGRGSGAVREFALYGETTGEIDEFGLPVRFNWAGEYRGEALVVYGHTPVPEAEWLNNTIDIDTGCVFGGKLTALRYPEKELVSVPAARTYCEPVKPLVQNSWTRTSQQELDDVLHIDDVLGKRIINTRLQSNITIREENAIAALEVMSRFAANPKWLIYLPPTMSPVATSSLPGYLEHPTQALDYYRSQDITEVVCEEKHMGSRAVVIVCRDEAAANKRFGVIDEGIGICYTRTGRRFFDESALETELLARVNAALSQSGFWETFNTDWVCLDCELMPWSAKAQGLLRSQYAPVGVASRLALNDAVSLLQQASDRGVEVNKQLNHYQQRAAMAQQYVKAYRQYCWSVNDITDFKLAPFHILATEGAVHTDKNHRWHIEEIAKICQADPALLLATAYKIIDLTDPSSQAEGVHWWEELTKAGGEGMVIKPMQFIIQGDRGIVQPAVKCRGQEYLRIIYGPEYSSPENLQRLRQRGLSLKRSLAMREFALGVEALERFVNNVPLRRVHECVFGILALESEPVDPRL